A DNA window from Daucus carota subsp. sativus chromosome 3, DH1 v3.0, whole genome shotgun sequence contains the following coding sequences:
- the LOC108212403 gene encoding uncharacterized protein LOC108212403, with product MARFLWKPIPVSHYKVAWRQCCLKKSEGGLGFKEVLSWNKSSIMLQAWHIIKNQDDSSWLQWVHKFFLKRHPFGSCSVPAKCPWGLRKILNSRGDIFGHIQYLVGTDCSFLLWHDPWAGSSLICRLRNRSITSLESTMFAKELRQIYDSIVIHAPDGNGRNNLKISDIWNSLRPMESMPAWCQFVWCKFSIPRFAFTVWLIVQERLLTKDRMTYFQMRVDRSCVMCGMAE from the exons AGGCAGTGTTGTCTCAAAAAGTCTGAAGGGGGATTGGGGTTTAAGGAAGTCCTGAGTTGGAATAAAAGTTCCATTATGCTTCAAGCTTGGCATATTATCAAGAACCAAGATGACTCTTCATGGCTCCAGTGGGTTCACAAATTCTTTCTTAAGCGGCATCCGTTTGGGAGCTGCAGTGTTCCTGCTAAATGTCCTTGGGGGCTTAGAAAAATTCTTAATTCTAGAGGTGATATTTTTGGTCATATTCAATATCTTGTGGGGACTGATTGCTCTTTTCTATTGTGGCATGATCCCTGGGCCGGCAGTTCATTGATATGTAGGCTGAGGAATCGATCGATTACTTCTCTGGAGTCCACCATGTTTGCTAAG GAGTTGCGTCAAATCTATGATAGTATTGTTATACACGCACCGGATGGCAATGGGAGAAATAATCTTAAAATTTCTGATATATGGAATAGTCTGCGACCAATGGAATCTATGCCTGCTTGGTGTCAGTTTGTTTGGTGCAAATTTTCAATTCCAAGATTTGCCTTTACTGTTTGGTTAATAGTTCAGGAGAGACTCCTCACTAAAGACCGTATGACTTACTTCCAGATGAGGGTTGACAGGAGCTGCGTCATGTGTGGAATGGCTGAATAA